Proteins encoded together in one Marinithermus hydrothermalis DSM 14884 window:
- the pyrE gene encoding orotate phosphoribosyltransferase: MDVLAVYRETGALLEGHFLLRSGRHSPRFLQSTTVLQHPAHAEAIGEAIARLFAGERVDFVVGPAMGGVVLAFVTARALGARALFSEKDGAGGMFIREGLTVRPGDRFLAVEDVVTTGGSVRRAIAAAEAKGARLVGVGAIIDRSGGQAAFGVPFRALATLEFPTYAPEACPLCAAGVPLEEV, encoded by the coding sequence GTGGACGTACTGGCGGTGTACCGGGAAACGGGAGCCTTGCTGGAGGGGCATTTCCTCCTGAGGAGCGGACGGCATTCGCCGAGGTTTTTGCAGTCCACGACGGTGCTGCAACACCCCGCGCACGCGGAAGCGATCGGGGAGGCGATCGCGCGGTTATTCGCGGGGGAACGCGTGGATTTCGTGGTGGGCCCGGCCATGGGGGGTGTGGTCCTCGCTTTTGTGACCGCGCGGGCGTTGGGCGCGCGGGCGCTGTTCTCGGAGAAGGACGGCGCGGGCGGCATGTTCATCCGCGAGGGCTTGACCGTACGGCCGGGGGACCGGTTTCTTGCAGTGGAGGACGTGGTGACGACCGGCGGTTCGGTGCGGCGCGCGATCGCCGCGGCCGAAGCGAAGGGCGCACGGCTCGTGGGGGTCGGCGCGATCATCGACCGGAGCGGGGGGCAGGCGGCCTTTGGGGTGCCGTTCAGGGCGCTGGCGACGCTGGAGTTCCCTACGTACGCGCCGGAAGCCTGTCCCTTGTGCGCGGCGGGCGTGCCGCTGGAGGAGGTGTGA
- a CDS encoding type III-B CRISPR module-associated protein Cmr5, with translation MHTRAQRWAQDAYERVQARARTGEAGEYKDMALKLPVLIRQAGLAQALAFVESRGKAAHKSLGEDLARTLGYEGLRDLSAQARKAPLLEYLRLTREVLGAADWYKRFAQALIEE, from the coding sequence ATGCACACGCGGGCACAACGGTGGGCCCAGGACGCTTATGAGCGGGTGCAGGCGCGGGCAAGGACGGGGGAGGCCGGCGAGTACAAGGACATGGCCCTAAAGCTCCCCGTCCTCATCCGCCAGGCGGGGCTCGCCCAGGCCCTGGCCTTCGTGGAGTCCCGCGGCAAGGCGGCTCACAAGAGCCTGGGCGAGGACCTGGCCAGGACCCTGGGGTACGAGGGGCTGCGGGACCTCTCAGCCCAGGCGAGGAAAGCCCCCCTTCTGGAGTACCTCCGCCTGACCCGGGAGGTGTTGGGGGCGGCGGACTGGTACAAGCGCTTCGCGCAAGCCCTGATCGAGGAGTAA
- the cmr6 gene encoding type III-B CRISPR module RAMP protein Cmr6 translates to MARKEPNADSSRRDALRGIRFPSHREPHRGLWLDKYIRTVREEDTDAKRDLVREVAGCGEPKEYRAFFTRYRKALEELGAEVREARTLGRLVVGLGGEGVLETSLTLHRTYGVPYIPGSALKGLASRYAHLYLEGEAWRRNLKEFKRGAAQKALFGDLEEQGALVFFDALPLPGTYALHPDVMTPHHAEYYGGGGAPPADWDSPVPVPFLSVTGTFLLALAPVPGLSPEVARPWLEAAWRILAWALKEEGVGAKTAAGYGRMELEGGGAARAPSREGAGARFSPEYEDLKIRLRGTSYRELRAFLEAHAALIQALSPEEAQDLRQAMHAKGFLNNPRDLKRWAKGREALKQALERLGL, encoded by the coding sequence ATGGCCCGGAAGGAACCCAACGCGGACTCGAGTCGGCGGGATGCCTTGAGGGGAATCCGGTTCCCATCTCACCGGGAGCCCCACCGGGGCCTCTGGCTGGACAAGTACATCCGCACCGTGCGGGAGGAGGACACGGACGCCAAGCGGGACCTGGTGCGGGAGGTGGCTGGGTGCGGTGAGCCTAAGGAGTACCGGGCCTTCTTCACCCGCTACCGCAAGGCCCTCGAGGAACTCGGGGCGGAGGTGCGTGAGGCCCGGACCCTGGGCCGGTTGGTGGTGGGGCTGGGGGGGGAGGGGGTGCTGGAGACCAGCCTCACCCTCCACCGCACCTACGGGGTGCCGTACATCCCGGGCTCGGCCTTGAAGGGCTTGGCGAGCCGGTACGCCCACCTGTACCTGGAGGGGGAGGCTTGGCGGCGGAACCTGAAGGAGTTCAAGCGAGGCGCGGCGCAAAAAGCCCTCTTCGGCGACCTCGAGGAACAAGGAGCCTTGGTTTTCTTTGACGCCCTGCCCCTGCCGGGAACGTATGCGCTCCATCCTGACGTCATGACGCCGCACCACGCGGAGTATTACGGGGGTGGGGGCGCGCCCCCCGCGGACTGGGATAGCCCCGTGCCCGTCCCCTTCCTGAGCGTCACGGGCACCTTCCTGCTGGCCTTGGCCCCCGTTCCCGGGCTTTCTCCGGAGGTGGCGCGGCCTTGGCTCGAGGCCGCCTGGCGGATCCTGGCGTGGGCCTTGAAGGAGGAGGGGGTGGGCGCGAAGACCGCCGCGGGGTACGGCCGGATGGAGCTGGAGGGGGGAGGGGCCGCCCGCGCACCCTCCCGGGAAGGAGCGGGGGCCCGCTTCAGCCCGGAGTACGAGGATTTAAAGATCCGGTTGCGGGGCACCTCGTACCGGGAGTTGCGGGCTTTCCTGGAGGCCCACGCGGCCCTGATCCAGGCGTTGTCCCCGGAGGAGGCGCAGGACCTGCGCCAAGCCATGCACGCGAAGGGGTTCCTCAACAACCCCCGGGACCTCAAGCGGTGGGCCAAGGGCCGGGAGGCCCTGAAGCAGGCCCTGGAGCGGTTGGGGCTTTAG
- the sufD gene encoding Fe-S cluster assembly protein SufD: MEAVTALSRERVETLSQTLGEPAWLTQARLAAWEAYKDLPFPTPKTEEWKYTDIRNLPFEDLPLETPTGRTLTREALPQAVQARLERTDAAAIAVFVGPDLAYVELPEELREKGVIVTDLRTALAEHPEKVRPALYRAVPATSPTPGAPDKLTALNAAFWTYGIFIYLPKGVTLEAPIGIFKYLETGGALSVGRTLIVAEETAQGAYLEEYLSPALDAPAIHVSVSELLLHPGAILRHANVQSWGRGVHHFHRQRALLEKDARLNDLVATFGGTLSRAEVQSELVGPGADSEMLGIYFAHADQHFDHYTLQHHVADHARSDVLYKGAAKDRARTVYSGLIRLEPGAQKTDAYQTNRNLLLSPEARSDSVPQLEIAANDVRCSHGSSTAPVDETQVLYLMSRGLPRTLAEQLLVKAFLADVLTRIPLPALRQHLETVIEEKVTL, from the coding sequence ATGGAAGCCGTAACCGCACTCTCGCGCGAACGCGTCGAAACCCTCTCCCAAACGCTCGGCGAGCCCGCCTGGCTCACCCAGGCCCGCCTCGCCGCTTGGGAAGCCTACAAGGACCTGCCCTTCCCCACCCCGAAGACCGAGGAGTGGAAGTACACCGACATCCGCAACCTCCCCTTCGAGGACCTCCCCCTCGAGACCCCCACGGGCCGCACCCTCACCCGGGAGGCCCTCCCCCAAGCGGTCCAGGCGCGCCTCGAGCGGACCGACGCCGCCGCCATCGCGGTCTTCGTGGGGCCGGACCTCGCGTACGTCGAGCTGCCCGAGGAGCTCCGGGAAAAAGGCGTGATCGTCACGGACCTGCGCACCGCGCTCGCCGAGCACCCCGAAAAGGTCCGGCCGGCCCTCTACCGCGCGGTGCCCGCCACGAGCCCCACCCCCGGCGCGCCCGACAAGCTCACCGCGCTCAACGCGGCCTTCTGGACGTACGGGATCTTCATCTACCTCCCCAAAGGCGTCACCCTCGAGGCGCCCATCGGGATCTTCAAGTACCTCGAGACGGGCGGCGCCCTCTCCGTGGGCCGCACCCTGATCGTCGCGGAGGAGACCGCTCAAGGCGCGTACCTCGAGGAGTACCTCTCCCCCGCGCTCGACGCGCCCGCCATCCACGTCTCCGTCAGCGAGCTCCTCCTGCACCCCGGCGCGATCCTGCGCCACGCGAACGTGCAGAGCTGGGGGCGGGGCGTGCACCACTTCCACCGGCAGCGCGCCCTCCTCGAGAAAGACGCGCGCCTTAACGACCTCGTCGCCACCTTCGGCGGCACCCTCTCCCGCGCCGAGGTGCAGTCCGAACTCGTCGGGCCCGGCGCGGACTCGGAGATGCTCGGAATCTACTTCGCGCACGCCGACCAGCACTTCGACCACTACACCCTCCAGCACCACGTCGCGGACCACGCGCGCAGCGACGTGCTCTACAAAGGCGCGGCCAAGGACCGGGCGCGCACCGTGTACTCCGGCCTGATCCGGCTCGAGCCCGGCGCGCAGAAGACCGACGCGTACCAAACCAACCGCAACCTGCTCCTCTCTCCCGAGGCGCGCAGCGACTCCGTGCCGCAGCTCGAGATCGCCGCGAACGACGTGCGGTGCAGCCACGGCTCCTCCACCGCGCCGGTGGACGAGACCCAGGTCCTGTACCTGATGAGCCGCGGCCTGCCGCGCACCCTGGCCGAACAGCTTTTGGTGAAGGCCTTCCTGGCCGACGTTCTCACCCGCATCCCCCTCCCGGCCCTGCGCCAACACCTCGAGACGGTCATCGAGGAGAAGGTCACGCTGTAG
- a CDS encoding aminotransferase class V-fold PLP-dependent enzyme produces MIAPLELRKDFPLIAGKPDLVYLDSAATSQKPRRVIQALTRYYEELNANVHRGAYALSVQATEAYEEARRRMARFLNAARPEEIIFVRNTTEAMNLVAHAWGLKHLREGDEILVTEMEHHANLVPWHLVGRYTGAKVKAIPITPDGRLDLDAFETLLTDRVKVVSLTHMSNVLGTVNPVAEIARAAKAKGALVVVDGAQSAPHLPVDVQALGADFFALSGHKMMGPTGAGVLWGRYEVLEALDPFLGGGEMILEVHIDRSTYAAPPQRFEAGTPPIAEAIALGEAAEYLMGLGMDAVWRHDRELVTYCLERIREIPDVRVLGPEGEDRGGVVAFTLGRVHAHDVATVLEQHGIAVRAGHHCAQPLHRKLGLASTTRASFYVYNTRDEVDRFIEALQKTRDFFKDWL; encoded by the coding sequence ATGATCGCGCCGCTCGAACTGCGCAAGGACTTTCCACTCATCGCGGGGAAGCCCGACCTGGTCTACCTGGATTCCGCCGCCACCAGCCAGAAACCCCGCCGGGTCATCCAAGCCCTCACCCGGTACTACGAGGAACTCAACGCCAACGTGCACCGCGGCGCCTACGCGCTCTCGGTCCAGGCCACCGAGGCGTACGAGGAAGCCCGCCGGCGCATGGCCCGCTTCCTGAACGCCGCCCGGCCCGAGGAGATCATCTTCGTGCGGAACACCACCGAGGCCATGAACCTCGTGGCGCACGCCTGGGGCCTCAAGCACCTCCGGGAAGGCGACGAGATCCTCGTCACCGAGATGGAGCACCACGCGAACCTCGTGCCCTGGCACCTCGTCGGCCGGTACACCGGGGCTAAGGTCAAGGCCATCCCCATCACCCCGGACGGACGGCTGGACCTCGACGCCTTCGAAACCCTCCTCACCGACCGCGTCAAGGTCGTGAGCCTCACGCACATGTCCAACGTCCTCGGCACCGTGAACCCCGTCGCCGAGATCGCCCGTGCCGCCAAAGCAAAAGGCGCGCTGGTCGTGGTGGACGGCGCCCAGTCCGCCCCGCACCTTCCCGTCGACGTCCAAGCCCTCGGCGCGGACTTCTTCGCCCTGAGCGGCCACAAGATGATGGGCCCCACCGGCGCGGGCGTCCTCTGGGGCCGGTACGAGGTTCTCGAGGCGCTCGATCCCTTCCTCGGGGGCGGCGAGATGATCCTCGAGGTCCACATCGACCGCTCCACCTACGCCGCGCCCCCCCAGCGCTTCGAGGCCGGCACCCCCCCCATCGCCGAGGCCATCGCGCTCGGCGAGGCCGCCGAGTACCTGATGGGGCTCGGCATGGACGCGGTCTGGCGGCACGACCGCGAGCTCGTCACGTACTGCCTCGAGCGCATCCGCGAGATCCCCGACGTGCGCGTCCTGGGCCCCGAAGGCGAGGACCGCGGCGGCGTCGTGGCCTTCACCCTCGGCCGCGTGCACGCGCACGACGTGGCCACCGTCCTCGAGCAGCACGGGATCGCGGTGCGCGCCGGGCACCACTGCGCCCAGCCCCTGCACCGCAAGCTCGGCCTGGCCTCCACCACCCGCGCGAGCTTTTACGTGTACAACACCCGGGACGAGGTGGACCGCTTCATCGAAGCGCTCCAGAAAACCCGCGATTTCTTCAAGGACTGGCTGTAA
- a CDS encoding NAD(P)H-dependent glycerol-3-phosphate dehydrogenase, which yields MKVAVLGAGAWGTALAVVLASKGVPVGLWARREALAEAMLAARENRDYLPGVALPPYIQPTADAGEALEGAAFAVVAVPSKALRAVLADLPAAPAYVSATKGLVAEGGALRRVSEVIREVTGARRVAVLSGPNHAEEVARFLPAATVVASSDEGFAREVQAAFTTPWFRVYTSRDLVGVELGGALKNVIALAAGMVDGLRLGDNARAALITRGLREIVRFGVTQGAREQTFYGLSGVGDLIATATSLHSRNRSAGERLVRGLTLEALERERQVVEGVYTVRALYDWSRARGVELPITEAVYRVVYEKEDPIRALSALMGRELKPE from the coding sequence ATGAAGGTCGCGGTGCTGGGCGCGGGCGCGTGGGGCACGGCGTTGGCGGTGGTGCTCGCGTCGAAGGGCGTGCCGGTCGGGCTTTGGGCGCGCCGGGAGGCACTCGCGGAGGCGATGCTCGCCGCGCGCGAGAACCGGGACTACCTGCCGGGCGTGGCGTTGCCGCCGTACATCCAGCCCACCGCGGACGCGGGGGAGGCCCTGGAGGGCGCGGCGTTCGCGGTGGTGGCGGTGCCCTCCAAGGCGCTACGCGCGGTGCTCGCGGACCTGCCGGCGGCGCCCGCGTACGTCTCCGCCACGAAGGGCCTTGTGGCGGAGGGTGGGGCGTTGCGCCGGGTGAGCGAGGTGATCCGGGAGGTTACGGGCGCGCGACGGGTCGCGGTGCTTTCCGGGCCGAACCACGCGGAGGAGGTGGCGCGTTTCCTGCCCGCGGCGACGGTGGTCGCCTCGAGCGACGAGGGGTTCGCGCGGGAGGTGCAGGCCGCGTTCACCACCCCGTGGTTCCGGGTGTACACCAGCCGGGACCTCGTAGGGGTGGAGCTGGGGGGGGCCTTGAAGAACGTGATCGCGCTCGCGGCGGGCATGGTGGACGGGCTGCGCCTCGGGGACAACGCGCGCGCGGCCCTGATCACGCGGGGGCTTCGGGAGATCGTGCGGTTCGGGGTAACGCAGGGCGCGCGCGAACAGACCTTTTACGGCCTTTCGGGGGTGGGGGACCTGATCGCGACCGCGACGAGCCTGCACTCCCGCAACCGCAGCGCGGGCGAGCGGCTCGTTCGGGGGTTGACCCTCGAGGCGCTCGAGCGGGAGCGCCAGGTCGTGGAGGGGGTGTACACGGTGCGGGCCCTGTACGACTGGAGCCGCGCGCGGGGGGTGGAGCTGCCGATTACGGAGGCGGTCTACCGCGTGGTGTACGAGAAGGAAGACCCCATCCGGGCGCTTTCGGCCTTGATGGGGCGGGAGCTGAAGCCGGAGTAG
- the cmr4 gene encoding type III-B CRISPR module RAMP protein Cmr4 has protein sequence MHQTETALLFIHALSPLHAGTGQGVGAIDLPIAREKATGIPYLPGSSLKGVLRERARQWDEAMLFAVFGPDTENAHEHAGALQVGDAKLLLLPVRSLYGVFAYVTSPYLLERFRREAALVGLTPPQTPTVPGRTWALAASGAQVVEGSNAYLEDLDLEVKEAPHVAEWEAWLAERTEAPVKGRLLLVHDDLMGFLLETVTEVVARIRLDDETKTVARGALWYEESLPAESVLYSLVRAERSFRKGQEMLPEAVMALFKGLLKGALQLGGKATVGRGLCRVQVGR, from the coding sequence GTGCACCAGACCGAGACCGCGTTGCTCTTCATCCATGCCCTTTCTCCCCTGCACGCAGGGACGGGGCAAGGCGTTGGGGCTATTGACCTGCCCATCGCTCGGGAGAAGGCCACGGGCATCCCGTACCTCCCGGGCAGCTCCCTCAAAGGGGTGCTTCGGGAGCGGGCGAGGCAGTGGGATGAGGCCATGCTGTTTGCGGTGTTTGGGCCGGATACGGAGAACGCTCATGAGCACGCCGGGGCCCTCCAGGTAGGGGACGCGAAGCTCCTTCTCCTACCCGTGCGGAGCCTGTACGGGGTGTTCGCCTACGTGACGAGCCCCTACCTTCTGGAGCGCTTTCGGCGGGAGGCGGCGCTTGTGGGGTTAACGCCCCCCCAGACGCCTACGGTGCCGGGCCGGACCTGGGCGTTGGCGGCCTCCGGCGCCCAGGTCGTGGAGGGATCAAACGCTTACCTGGAGGACCTGGACCTCGAGGTTAAGGAGGCCCCCCACGTGGCCGAGTGGGAGGCCTGGCTGGCGGAGCGCACCGAGGCCCCGGTGAAGGGCCGGCTGCTGCTGGTGCACGATGATCTGATGGGCTTCCTCCTGGAGACGGTCACGGAGGTGGTGGCCCGGATTCGTTTGGACGACGAGACCAAGACCGTAGCCAGGGGGGCCCTCTGGTACGAGGAGAGCCTGCCCGCGGAGAGCGTCCTGTACAGCCTGGTGCGGGCGGAGCGGTCGTTCCGCAAGGGGCAGGAGATGCTGCCCGAGGCGGTCATGGCCCTGTTCAAAGGGCTGTTGAAAGGCGCTCTCCAGCTGGGCGGCAAGGCCACGGTGGGCCGGGGGCTTTGCCGGGTGCAGGTGGGGAGGTAA
- the sufC gene encoding Fe-S cluster assembly ATPase SufC, translating to MANQLEIRDLWVSIEGQPILKGVNLTVPKGEVHALMGPNGAGKSTLGKVIAGDPEYTVEQGEILLDGENILELEPDERARKGLFLAFQYPVEVPGVTIANFLRLALSAHKGGDVSVTEFYSRLQHALETLEWDESVVSRYLNEGFSGGEKKRNEILQLMVLQPKYAILDETDSGLDIDALKIVAKGVNAMRGPEFGALVITHYQRLLNYIVPDVVHVMVDGRVVKSGDKNLALELEQKGYDWIKELAAQS from the coding sequence ATGGCGAACCAGCTCGAAATCCGCGACCTCTGGGTATCCATCGAAGGTCAACCCATTCTCAAAGGCGTGAACCTCACCGTCCCCAAAGGCGAAGTCCACGCGCTCATGGGGCCTAACGGCGCGGGCAAGTCCACCCTCGGCAAGGTCATCGCCGGAGACCCCGAGTACACCGTTGAACAAGGCGAGATCCTCCTCGACGGCGAAAACATCCTCGAGCTCGAACCCGACGAACGCGCCCGCAAAGGGCTCTTCCTCGCCTTCCAGTACCCCGTGGAGGTCCCCGGCGTCACCATCGCCAACTTCCTCCGCCTGGCCCTCTCCGCCCACAAAGGCGGCGACGTCTCCGTCACCGAGTTCTACAGCCGCCTGCAGCACGCCCTCGAGACCCTCGAGTGGGACGAGTCCGTCGTGAGCCGCTACCTGAACGAGGGCTTCTCCGGCGGGGAGAAGAAGCGCAACGAGATCCTCCAGCTCATGGTGCTCCAGCCCAAGTACGCCATCCTCGACGAGACCGACTCCGGGCTGGACATCGACGCCCTGAAGATCGTGGCGAAGGGCGTGAACGCCATGCGCGGCCCCGAGTTCGGCGCCCTGGTCATCACGCACTACCAGCGCCTCCTCAACTACATCGTGCCCGACGTGGTGCACGTCATGGTGGACGGGCGCGTCGTCAAGAGCGGCGACAAGAACCTCGCCCTCGAGCTCGAGCAAAAAGGGTACGACTGGATCAAGGAGCTCGCGGCCCAGTCCTAG
- the pyrF gene encoding orotidine-5'-phosphate decarboxylase, translated as MWDFVEEVTRRPPLVLGVDPRPAWHPGKDKLGQIRRYSLEVMEALAPRIAAVKFQAAFFEALGPEGYALMHELAAAARVMALPVIWDVKRGDIGSTAQAYAQAYLEAYPGSAVTVNPYLGEDAVAPFLEAAARSRGMVFVLVKTSNPGSGMFQDLEVAGRPLYRVVAEAVAAWSERYAVGRWSRVGAVVGGTYPERVRELREGMPRSLFLVPGLGAQGGAVLRGEGLLLSASRALYYPGGRPDVGVALRQARAYLEALRAPMAEGSS; from the coding sequence ATGTGGGATTTTGTGGAGGAGGTCACGCGCCGCCCGCCCCTGGTGCTGGGGGTGGACCCGCGCCCCGCGTGGCACCCGGGGAAGGACAAGCTGGGGCAGATTCGCCGGTACTCCCTCGAGGTCATGGAGGCCCTCGCGCCTCGGATCGCGGCCGTGAAGTTCCAAGCGGCGTTTTTCGAGGCGCTGGGGCCGGAGGGGTACGCGCTGATGCACGAGCTGGCCGCGGCAGCGCGGGTGATGGCGCTCCCGGTGATCTGGGACGTGAAGCGCGGGGACATCGGGAGTACCGCCCAGGCGTACGCCCAGGCGTACCTCGAGGCCTACCCGGGCTCGGCCGTGACGGTGAACCCGTATTTGGGGGAGGACGCGGTCGCGCCTTTCCTCGAGGCCGCGGCGCGCTCGAGGGGGATGGTGTTCGTGTTGGTGAAGACCTCGAACCCGGGGTCGGGGATGTTCCAGGATTTGGAGGTGGCGGGACGGCCCCTTTACCGCGTGGTGGCGGAGGCGGTCGCCGCGTGGAGCGAACGGTACGCGGTGGGGCGCTGGAGCCGCGTGGGCGCGGTGGTGGGGGGCACGTACCCCGAGCGGGTGCGGGAGTTGCGGGAGGGGATGCCCCGGAGCTTGTTCCTGGTCCCGGGCCTGGGCGCCCAGGGCGGGGCGGTGCTGCGGGGCGAGGGGTTGCTGCTCTCGGCTTCGCGCGCCTTGTACTACCCCGGGGGGCGGCCGGACGTGGGGGTGGCCCTGCGCCAGGCGCGGGCGTACCTGGAGGCGCTCAGGGCACCGATGGCGGAGGGTTCGAGCTAG
- a CDS encoding Rieske (2Fe-2S) protein yields MNWVQVTTLEALKAQGRTRLELDGRSVLVLWYEGQVYAIEDRCTHDDGPLAEGEVEAGKIICPRHGARFDLATGRGTLPAPKPVRVYQTKVEDGQVFVGYEERTLR; encoded by the coding sequence ATGAACTGGGTCCAGGTCACCACCCTCGAGGCCCTCAAGGCCCAAGGGCGCACGCGGCTCGAGCTCGACGGCCGCAGCGTGCTGGTCCTGTGGTACGAGGGCCAGGTCTACGCCATCGAGGACCGGTGCACGCACGACGACGGCCCCCTCGCCGAGGGCGAGGTCGAGGCCGGCAAGATCATCTGCCCGCGCCACGGCGCGCGCTTCGACCTCGCCACCGGGCGCGGCACCCTGCCCGCCCCGAAACCGGTGCGGGTGTACCAGACCAAGGTCGAGGACGGCCAGGTCTTCGTCGGTTACGAGGAGCGCACCCTGCGCTAA
- the sufU gene encoding Fe-S cluster assembly sulfur transfer protein SufU, whose protein sequence is MSLLDELYKEIILTHYKNPKNYGPLPDATLTLSGHNPSCGDQLELHLKLEDGRITNVTFSGQGCAISQASASMMTELIKGKPLAEALELSRKFKAMVVEGAPPAPELGDLKALSGVSKLHARVKCATLAWTTLEEAARQLEK, encoded by the coding sequence ATGTCCCTGCTCGACGAACTCTACAAGGAGATCATCCTCACGCACTACAAGAACCCCAAGAACTACGGCCCGCTGCCCGACGCGACCCTCACCCTCTCCGGCCACAACCCCTCCTGCGGCGACCAGCTCGAGCTGCACCTCAAACTCGAGGACGGCCGCATCACCAACGTCACCTTCTCCGGCCAAGGCTGCGCGATCAGTCAGGCCAGCGCCTCCATGATGACCGAACTCATCAAGGGCAAACCCCTCGCCGAGGCCCTCGAGCTCTCCCGCAAATTCAAGGCCATGGTGGTGGAGGGCGCGCCGCCCGCCCCGGAGCTCGGGGACCTCAAGGCCCTCTCCGGGGTCTCCAAGCTCCACGCGCGCGTCAAGTGCGCCACCCTCGCCTGGACGACCCTCGAGGAAGCCGCGCGGCAGCTCGAGAAGTAA
- the sufB gene encoding Fe-S cluster assembly protein SufB, with protein MEFDINTIGSEYKWGFADPEKYVFKAEKGLNRRVVEAISYHKNEPEWMLKYRLKALEIFQKKPMPTWGADLSQLDLDNIYYYVKPTDQRDARSWDDVPEEIKRTFDRLGIPEAERKVLAGVGAQYDSEMVYHRVKEELERQGVIFVSIEDGLKNYEDLFKEYFGTVVPPEDNKFAALNAAVWSGGSFVYIPPGVEVELPLQAYFRVNTAELGQFERTLIIVDEGAKVHYIEGCTAPTYSTDSFHSGVIEIVVKKGATSRYTTIQNWSHNMYNLVTQRAVVHQDAYHMWLDGNLGSKVTMKYPSSYLIEPGARSDILSIAFASTGQHQDTGGKLIFAAPHTSGSIVSKSISRGSGRASYRGLIKVHEGATHAKVNVECDALLINEESRTDTYPYMEIEEETASVGHEATVSRLNDEQIFYLQSRGLEEDEAAALIVRGFIEPVAKELPLEYAVELNRLIELEMEGSVG; from the coding sequence ATGGAGTTCGACATCAACACGATCGGCAGCGAGTACAAGTGGGGGTTCGCCGACCCGGAGAAATACGTCTTCAAGGCGGAAAAGGGCCTGAACCGCCGCGTGGTGGAGGCCATCTCCTACCACAAGAACGAGCCCGAGTGGATGCTCAAGTACCGCCTGAAGGCCCTCGAGATCTTCCAGAAAAAACCCATGCCCACCTGGGGCGCGGACCTCTCCCAGCTCGACCTGGACAACATCTACTACTACGTCAAGCCCACCGACCAGCGCGACGCCCGCAGCTGGGACGACGTGCCCGAGGAGATCAAGCGCACCTTCGACCGGCTCGGCATCCCCGAGGCCGAGCGCAAGGTCCTCGCGGGGGTGGGCGCCCAGTACGACTCGGAGATGGTCTACCACCGGGTCAAGGAGGAGCTCGAGCGCCAGGGCGTGATCTTCGTCTCGATCGAGGACGGCCTCAAGAACTACGAGGACCTCTTCAAGGAGTACTTCGGCACGGTCGTGCCCCCGGAGGACAACAAGTTCGCCGCGCTGAACGCCGCGGTCTGGTCCGGCGGGTCGTTCGTGTACATCCCGCCGGGCGTGGAGGTCGAGCTGCCCCTCCAGGCTTACTTCCGCGTGAACACCGCGGAGCTCGGCCAGTTCGAGCGCACCCTGATCATCGTGGATGAGGGCGCGAAGGTGCACTACATCGAGGGCTGCACCGCCCCCACCTACTCCACGGACTCCTTCCACTCCGGCGTGATCGAGATCGTGGTCAAGAAAGGCGCGACGAGCCGCTACACCACGATCCAGAACTGGTCGCACAACATGTACAACCTGGTGACCCAGCGCGCGGTGGTGCACCAGGACGCGTACCACATGTGGCTGGACGGGAACCTGGGCTCCAAGGTCACCATGAAGTACCCGAGCAGCTACCTGATCGAGCCCGGCGCCCGCTCCGACATCCTCTCCATCGCTTTCGCCAGCACCGGGCAGCACCAGGACACCGGCGGCAAACTCATCTTCGCCGCGCCGCACACCTCCGGCTCGATCGTCTCCAAGTCCATCTCCCGCGGCAGCGGCCGGGCCTCCTACCGCGGCCTCATCAAGGTGCACGAGGGCGCCACCCACGCCAAGGTCAACGTCGAGTGCGACGCCCTCCTCATCAACGAGGAGTCCCGCACCGACACCTACCCCTACATGGAGATCGAGGAGGAGACCGCCTCCGTCGGGCACGAAGCGACCGTCAGCCGCCTCAACGACGAGCAGATCTTCTACCTCCAGTCCCGCGGCCTGGAGGAGGACGAGGCCGCCGCCCTGATCGTGCGCGGCTTCATCGAACCGGTCGCGAAGGAACTCCCCCTGGAGTACGCCGTCGAGCTGAACCGCCTGATCGAGCTCGAGATGGAGGGCTCGGTCGGGTAA